One segment of Haloplanus natans DSM 17983 DNA contains the following:
- a CDS encoding ABC transporter ATP-binding protein encodes MTDDHGGFEDVRETLEGHPIVSLLAYARPYWTRVSLGVAAAFCTRFARLVPPILVATAIDRIVLGPADPGLLARIGLLPAGRIAGTAARTALLERLVAIAALAYVVRSLTRFGSRYLLQSAAQKIQRDLRNDTYDHLQHLSMDFFVDHQTGAMMSILNSDINRLEQFLNTEFRQLIRVVATVGGIAVVLWTYSPKLAVIALAPVPLIGVASGRFLTWIEPRYKSIREAVSRLNTRLENNLGGAAVIKTFNRYAFERDRVAERSQEYHDEKVAALRIRRAFFAALRLLTGVVFVLVLYIGGMDNITGAEGALTAGSFALFFLYLRRLYSPMRRVGKSANKYQLAKSSAERVFGLLGREPTITDPEDPYLPDSVDGAVTFDDVTFSYGDRDPVLRNVSLDVPAGATIGLAGPTGAGKSTLLKLVPRFHDTSAGAVRVDGVDVRDYDLDALREEIAVVEQNPYLFSGTVAENVAYGDRDALAAERRDDDTVRERLVEAATAAEAHEFISDLPDGYDTMVGERGVKLSGGQRQRLAIARALLNDPAIIVFDEATSDVDTETEELIQESLDRLIEDRTAFVIAHRLSTIRDADRIVVLDDGEIAESGTHADLLADDGDYAALWQAQADAGRVADD; translated from the coding sequence ATGACGGACGACCACGGCGGGTTCGAGGACGTACGCGAGACGCTGGAGGGCCACCCGATTGTGAGCCTGCTCGCCTACGCCCGCCCCTACTGGACCCGCGTCTCGCTCGGCGTCGCCGCGGCGTTCTGTACCCGCTTCGCCCGGCTCGTCCCGCCCATTCTCGTCGCTACGGCCATCGACCGGATCGTCCTCGGCCCGGCCGATCCCGGCCTGTTGGCCCGGATCGGGCTCCTCCCGGCCGGTCGGATCGCCGGCACCGCGGCGCGGACGGCGCTGCTCGAACGCCTCGTCGCCATCGCGGCGCTCGCGTACGTCGTCCGCTCGCTCACCCGCTTTGGCTCGCGATATCTCCTCCAGTCGGCCGCCCAGAAGATTCAGCGCGACCTCCGGAACGACACCTACGATCACCTCCAGCACCTCTCGATGGATTTCTTCGTCGACCACCAGACCGGGGCGATGATGTCTATTCTGAACAGCGATATCAACCGACTGGAGCAGTTTCTCAACACCGAGTTCAGACAACTCATCAGGGTCGTCGCCACCGTCGGCGGCATCGCCGTCGTCCTCTGGACGTACTCGCCGAAACTCGCCGTCATCGCGCTCGCACCCGTCCCCCTGATCGGCGTCGCGAGCGGCCGATTCCTGACGTGGATCGAACCCCGGTACAAGTCGATACGGGAAGCCGTTTCCCGCCTCAACACCCGACTGGAGAACAACCTCGGCGGCGCGGCGGTGATCAAGACGTTCAACCGCTACGCCTTCGAGCGCGACCGAGTCGCCGAGCGAAGCCAGGAGTACCACGACGAGAAGGTGGCTGCTCTCCGCATCCGGCGGGCCTTCTTCGCCGCGCTCCGTCTCCTCACCGGCGTCGTGTTCGTTCTCGTGCTCTACATCGGCGGCATGGACAACATCACCGGAGCCGAAGGCGCACTGACCGCGGGCAGTTTCGCGCTCTTTTTTCTCTATCTACGCCGGCTCTACTCCCCGATGCGCCGCGTCGGCAAGTCCGCGAACAAGTATCAGCTCGCGAAATCGAGCGCCGAGCGCGTGTTCGGCCTCCTCGGGCGCGAGCCGACGATCACGGACCCCGAAGACCCCTACCTGCCCGACAGCGTCGACGGCGCGGTGACCTTCGACGACGTGACCTTCAGCTACGGTGACCGCGATCCGGTGCTCCGGAACGTCTCGCTCGACGTGCCCGCGGGCGCCACTATCGGCCTCGCCGGGCCGACCGGGGCCGGGAAGTCGACGCTCCTGAAACTCGTCCCCCGATTTCACGACACGAGCGCCGGCGCCGTGCGCGTCGACGGCGTCGACGTTCGCGACTACGACCTCGACGCGCTCCGGGAGGAGATCGCCGTCGTCGAACAGAACCCCTACCTCTTCTCCGGCACCGTCGCCGAGAACGTCGCGTACGGGGATCGGGACGCGCTGGCGGCCGAGCGACGGGACGACGACACGGTCCGTGAGCGCCTCGTCGAGGCGGCGACGGCCGCGGAGGCCCACGAGTTCATCAGCGACCTGCCCGACGGCTACGACACGATGGTCGGCGAACGCGGCGTCAAACTCTCCGGGGGCCAGCGCCAGCGCCTCGCCATCGCCCGTGCCCTCCTCAACGACCCCGCGATCATCGTCTTCGACGAGGCGACCAGCGACGTCGATACCGAGACGGAGGAACTCATCCAGGAGAGCCTCGACCGTCTCATCGAGGACCGCACCGCGTTCGTCATCGCCCACCGCCTCTCGACGATTCGGGACGCCGACCGCATCGTCGTCCTCGACGACGGCGAAATCGCCGAATCCGGCACCCACGCCGATCTGCTGGCTGACGACGGCGACTACGCCGCACTCTGGCAGGCCCAAGCCGACGCCGGACGAGTCGCGGACGACTGA
- a CDS encoding PAS domain-containing protein has translation MRYAAAGHEDERYAVVTHVGRAARSETAADLRLKERAMDEAPIGITISDPSLPDNPVVYANAAFERITGYPIEEVVGRNCRFLQGENTDPETVARMRRAVDSWEPVTVEVRNYRRNGEEFWNQVTIAPIYDEGGEPSHYVGFQQDVTDRKRAEEALETERDRLALLNQIVRHDIRNDMTVALGWGGELADRIPDEDSDAFERVMTAVTHTKELTEAVGDLAGILGPTDPELESVALDDVLRGEIERVRSNFDYRSESIEITGDADLPVVDVWATSILSSVFGNLLDNAVFHNDEAEIRIHIEITVDEDTVVARIADNGPGIPDSRKREVFGRGKKGLESPGSGLGLYLVDNLVETYGGRVWIEDNEPKGTIFCVELQRADDETHGI, from the coding sequence GTGCGGTACGCCGCCGCCGGCCACGAGGATGAGCGCTACGCGGTGGTAACTCACGTCGGTCGGGCCGCCCGTAGCGAGACGGCCGCGGACCTCCGTCTCAAGGAGCGGGCGATGGACGAGGCGCCCATCGGAATCACCATCTCCGACCCGTCGCTGCCGGACAATCCCGTCGTCTACGCCAACGCCGCCTTCGAACGCATCACGGGGTATCCGATCGAGGAAGTCGTCGGCCGGAACTGCCGGTTCCTGCAGGGGGAAAACACCGACCCCGAGACGGTGGCGCGGATGCGCCGCGCCGTCGACAGCTGGGAGCCAGTGACCGTGGAAGTGCGCAACTACCGCCGCAACGGCGAGGAGTTCTGGAACCAGGTGACCATCGCCCCCATCTACGACGAGGGGGGCGAACCCTCACACTACGTCGGCTTCCAGCAGGACGTGACCGACCGCAAGCGAGCCGAGGAGGCACTCGAAACCGAACGCGACCGCCTCGCCTTGCTCAACCAGATCGTTCGCCACGACATCCGCAACGACATGACTGTCGCGCTCGGCTGGGGCGGCGAACTCGCCGACCGTATCCCCGACGAGGACAGCGACGCCTTCGAACGCGTCATGACCGCCGTGACACACACCAAGGAGCTCACCGAGGCGGTCGGCGACCTCGCGGGCATCCTCGGGCCGACCGATCCCGAACTCGAATCCGTCGCGCTCGACGACGTGCTCCGGGGGGAGATCGAGCGCGTCCGATCGAACTTCGACTACCGATCCGAAAGCATCGAGATCACCGGCGACGCCGACCTACCCGTCGTCGACGTGTGGGCCACCTCGATTCTCTCGTCGGTGTTCGGCAACCTCCTCGACAACGCCGTCTTTCACAACGACGAGGCCGAGATCCGTATCCACATCGAGATCACGGTAGACGAAGACACCGTCGTCGCCCGCATCGCCGACAACGGCCCCGGCATTCCGGACTCGCGCAAGCGCGAGGTGTTCGGTCGCGGGAAAAAGGGGCTGGAGAGCCCCGGCAGCGGCCTCGGCCTCTACCTCGTCGACAACCTCGTCGAGACGTACGGCGGCCGGGTCTGGATCGAGGACAACGAGCCGAAAGGGACGATTTTTTGTGTCGAACTCCAGCGGGCCGACGACGAGACACACGGTATTTGA
- a CDS encoding alcohol dehydrogenase, whose protein sequence is MHAAVVPEAGADFELVERPIPDPDADEVRIAVDACGICHSDVFVKEGTFPGVSYPRVPGHEVVGRVDAVGADVTAWSEGDRVGAGWHGGHCFTCEPCRRGDFLLCENAEITGLTFDGGYAEYATVPTEALAAVPDDLDAVDAAPLLCAGVTTYNALRNSDARPGDVVAVVGVGGLGHLGIQYAHAAGFETVAVSRSPDKRDLALDLGADHFVDASEDDPAEALQQLGGARVVLTTAPSADAVESVVGGLGADGEVVVVGIPGDPVPVDAQHLVGTRGAVSGWGSGHARDSQDTLEFSDLRDITPVVETFPLDEVSAAYDRMLDNEARFRAVLDLT, encoded by the coding sequence ATGCACGCGGCCGTGGTTCCCGAGGCGGGCGCCGACTTCGAACTCGTCGAGCGACCGATTCCGGACCCCGACGCCGACGAGGTTCGGATCGCCGTCGACGCCTGTGGTATCTGCCACAGCGACGTGTTCGTCAAAGAGGGAACGTTCCCCGGCGTCTCGTACCCCCGAGTTCCGGGACACGAGGTGGTCGGCCGGGTCGACGCCGTCGGGGCCGACGTGACCGCCTGGAGCGAGGGCGACCGCGTCGGCGCCGGGTGGCACGGCGGCCACTGTTTCACCTGCGAGCCGTGTCGCCGCGGCGACTTCCTCCTGTGTGAGAACGCCGAGATCACGGGGCTCACGTTCGACGGCGGCTACGCCGAGTACGCGACCGTTCCGACCGAGGCGCTGGCGGCCGTCCCCGACGACCTAGACGCCGTCGATGCCGCGCCCCTCCTCTGTGCGGGCGTGACCACCTACAACGCCCTGCGGAACAGCGACGCGCGTCCCGGTGACGTGGTCGCCGTGGTCGGCGTCGGCGGCCTCGGCCACCTCGGTATCCAGTACGCTCACGCCGCCGGCTTCGAAACCGTCGCAGTCTCGCGGAGCCCGGACAAGCGTGACCTCGCCCTCGACCTCGGCGCCGATCACTTCGTCGACGCGAGCGAGGACGACCCCGCCGAGGCGCTCCAGCAACTCGGTGGCGCTCGGGTCGTCCTCACGACGGCGCCGTCGGCCGACGCGGTCGAGTCCGTGGTGGGTGGCCTCGGCGCCGACGGCGAAGTCGTCGTCGTCGGCATCCCCGGCGACCCCGTCCCGGTCGACGCCCAGCATCTCGTCGGCACGCGCGGCGCCGTCTCCGGTTGGGGCTCCGGCCACGCCCGCGACTCCCAGGACACCCTCGAGTTCAGTGACCTCCGAGATATTACGCCGGTCGTCGAGACGTTCCCCCTCGACGAGGTGAGTGCGGCCTACGACCGGATGCTTGACAACGAAGCGCGCTTCCGGGCCGTCCTCGATCTCACGTAG
- a CDS encoding methyl-accepting chemotaxis protein — protein sequence MTVSQEPGHPAAEFPLSFDRIVGRIGAPIFILDADHEVVLWNEAIETLTGSSEADARAADSVGEAWYQDGRRAKTLADKVLEAPRDAHRQFDVERIDDGDHPEYRDRSTFTDTRGDTRHITFSASPLYDDGELAGVVELVTDRTEEVRRRQRVEDLVEEVTATMHAIQRGDLGARAEFEDDTVDDELLAVVDSLNEMGATLDGLVADVDEQTHDLREITREVADSAARMEELADEQADRTEEVAGEVSNLSATVEEVASTADSVAGTGRQARDHAENGRELSQSARETMSSVRASSREVRSDVDALSGTVDDIDAVIEVINDIADQTNLLALNANIEAARADRDSEGFAVVANEIKSLAQQAQEQAGEIESMIVDVQRRTEGTVDSLETTEDAIDDGVEEVEAGMRKLDDIVDAVGEAVAGIQEVSTATDEQAASAEEIAAMVDDARDRADRVADEVTQVARAAERQAEKVEEIERSVGQLRGDSA from the coding sequence ATGACCGTCTCCCAAGAGCCCGGACACCCGGCGGCCGAGTTTCCCCTGTCGTTCGACCGAATCGTCGGCCGTATCGGCGCACCGATCTTCATTCTCGACGCTGACCACGAGGTGGTCCTGTGGAACGAGGCTATCGAGACGTTGACCGGTAGTAGCGAGGCCGACGCCCGGGCGGCGGACTCGGTCGGCGAGGCCTGGTATCAGGACGGTCGCCGAGCGAAGACACTCGCCGACAAGGTGCTCGAAGCCCCCCGCGACGCCCACCGGCAGTTCGACGTCGAGCGCATCGACGACGGCGACCACCCCGAGTACCGCGACCGGAGCACGTTCACCGACACCCGCGGCGACACTCGCCACATCACGTTCAGTGCGTCGCCGCTGTACGACGACGGCGAACTCGCTGGCGTCGTCGAACTCGTCACGGACCGCACCGAGGAGGTTCGGCGCCGCCAGCGCGTCGAGGACCTCGTCGAGGAGGTCACCGCCACGATGCACGCCATCCAGCGCGGTGACCTCGGAGCGCGGGCGGAGTTCGAAGACGACACCGTCGACGACGAGTTGCTCGCGGTCGTCGACTCGTTGAACGAGATGGGGGCAACCCTCGATGGCCTCGTCGCGGACGTGGACGAACAGACCCACGACCTCCGGGAGATCACACGCGAGGTTGCGGACAGCGCCGCCCGGATGGAGGAACTGGCCGACGAACAGGCCGACCGAACCGAGGAGGTGGCGGGCGAGGTGTCGAACCTCAGCGCGACGGTCGAGGAAGTCGCCTCGACGGCCGACTCCGTCGCCGGCACCGGTCGACAGGCCCGCGATCACGCGGAGAACGGGCGCGAACTCAGTCAGAGTGCCCGCGAGACCATGTCCTCGGTCCGGGCGTCGAGTCGCGAGGTGCGATCGGACGTGGACGCACTCAGCGGCACCGTCGACGACATCGACGCGGTGATCGAGGTAATAAACGACATCGCGGACCAGACGAATCTGCTCGCCTTGAACGCCAACATCGAGGCGGCGCGCGCCGACCGCGACAGCGAGGGGTTCGCCGTCGTCGCCAACGAGATCAAATCACTCGCCCAGCAGGCACAGGAGCAGGCCGGCGAAATCGAGTCCATGATCGTCGACGTCCAGCGCCGGACCGAGGGGACGGTCGACAGCCTCGAGACGACCGAAGACGCCATCGACGACGGCGTCGAGGAGGTCGAAGCGGGGATGCGGAAACTCGACGACATCGTCGACGCCGTGGGCGAGGCGGTCGCCGGGATTCAGGAGGTGTCGACGGCGACGGACGAACAGGCCGCGAGCGCCGAGGAGATCGCGGCGATGGTCGACGACGCCCGCGACCGGGCCGACCGGGTCGCCGACGAGGTCACGCAGGTCGCCCGCGCCGCGGAGCGCCAAGCCGAGAAGGTCGAAGAAATCGAACGGAGCGTCGGGCAGTTGCGCGGCGACTCGGCGTGA
- a CDS encoding ATP-binding protein, with protein sequence MSDPALEVVEFLLTAHVYTDDRSLDENDLPPRYRRVFWADGEDADDGDGEERPGPGDAMTGGIERPLVVTERTARQATGVEHPWDAVSDLLFTEKENFSGRISLTQADMAIDWVVERADRDRLATNPTLASVIADRDDVDVTLAEAREQTRPIHADRVWIDSLLDAYFDEEEDAEMLDLVQVRAPEEIEMTLDDLVLTADQEGEIQKIVKAIEHREYLAEIGLREIGKLLFVGPPGTGKTTASRALAHELGQPFVEVKLSMITSQYLGETAKNVEKTFEVAKRLSPCILFIDEFDSVAKTRRSDEHAALKRAVNTLLKSIDDISLIRDEVLLIGATNHPDQLDAAAWRRFDEIVNFPKPDVQMRAEILEVITRRMEIAEFDPQSVAERTEGLTGSDLRMVLREAVLEALTEERTALTQEDILDAVEDFEERDNLKNMDMIDGDSDTLVAGDGGHSDHDHDHDH encoded by the coding sequence ATGAGTGACCCGGCTCTCGAAGTCGTCGAGTTCCTGCTGACGGCCCACGTCTACACGGACGATCGGAGCCTCGACGAAAACGACCTCCCGCCACGCTACCGGCGCGTGTTCTGGGCCGACGGGGAGGACGCAGACGACGGCGACGGCGAGGAACGGCCCGGTCCCGGTGACGCGATGACCGGGGGGATCGAGCGGCCCCTCGTCGTGACCGAGCGGACCGCCCGGCAGGCGACGGGAGTCGAACACCCGTGGGACGCGGTGTCGGATCTCCTCTTTACCGAGAAGGAGAACTTCTCCGGCCGCATCTCGCTGACCCAGGCGGATATGGCGATCGACTGGGTCGTCGAACGCGCCGACCGCGACCGCCTCGCGACCAACCCCACGCTCGCGTCGGTCATCGCCGACCGCGACGACGTGGACGTGACGCTCGCGGAGGCGCGCGAACAGACCCGCCCGATCCACGCCGACCGCGTCTGGATCGACAGCCTGCTCGACGCCTACTTCGACGAGGAGGAGGACGCCGAGATGCTCGATCTGGTGCAGGTTCGGGCGCCCGAAGAGATCGAGATGACCCTCGACGACCTCGTGCTCACCGCGGATCAGGAGGGAGAAATCCAGAAGATCGTCAAGGCCATCGAACACCGCGAGTATCTCGCGGAGATCGGCCTGCGCGAGATCGGGAAACTGCTCTTCGTCGGCCCGCCGGGAACGGGCAAGACCACCGCCTCCCGCGCGCTGGCCCACGAACTCGGCCAGCCGTTCGTCGAGGTGAAGCTGTCGATGATCACCAGCCAGTATCTCGGCGAGACGGCCAAAAACGTCGAGAAGACCTTCGAGGTCGCCAAGCGTCTCTCGCCCTGTATCCTCTTTATCGACGAGTTCGACTCCGTGGCGAAGACCCGCCGCTCCGACGAGCACGCGGCGCTCAAGCGGGCGGTCAACACCCTGCTCAAGAGCATCGACGACATCAGCCTGATCCGGGACGAAGTGCTCCTGATCGGCGCGACCAACCACCCCGATCAGCTCGACGCCGCGGCGTGGCGTCGCTTCGACGAGATCGTCAACTTCCCCAAACCGGACGTACAGATGCGAGCGGAGATCCTCGAGGTGATCACCCGCCGCATGGAGATCGCCGAGTTCGATCCACAGTCGGTAGCCGAACGCACCGAGGGGCTCACCGGGAGCGACCTCCGGATGGTGCTCCGGGAGGCCGTGCTCGAAGCGCTCACCGAGGAGCGCACGGCGCTCACCCAGGAGGACATCCTCGACGCCGTCGAGGACTTCGAGGAACGGGACAACCTCAAGAACATGGATATGATCGACGGCGACTCCGACACCCTAGTTGCGGGCGACGGTGGGCACTCGGATCACGACCACGACCACGATCACTGA
- a CDS encoding cation:proton antiporter domain-containing protein, translating to MAAGGGNLITLVAALIGVGVVAQILSDRYRIPSVVFLLASGVILGPEVMGVVGPDSFGNALSAIVGLSVAVIVFEGAFHLRIDRLREAPTATFKLVTLGAVIALVGTTVVVHYALGTEWLVASLIGALLVATGPTVIAPILEVVPVRSRVGTALETEGIVNDVTAAILAIVIFEAIIEDVRAPGELFALFTQRLGTGIVVGLAVAGIVYYALRYVDLSPGNAPQNARLLVLGGALVAYGAADAVATEAGIAAVATAGILLGNADVPYEEEITDFKGDVTLIVLSFVFIALAALLQFEYLLGLGLGGLVVAALVALVIRPVLVFVSTRGDRFTRGERLFMSFVGPRGIIPASVATLFAVEFRAEGMPEVANVLVGTVFLVIFLTVALEAGFARQIAEFLDVIPMRVIIIGAGNVGRTLARRLEDRGENVVLIEQDVNNVETARNAGLTVHHGDGTDTEVLRSAGAENAKIVATTTGDDDVNLLVAQLADSKFSPETILARVNNPDNVDAFEDLGVRAISAVDATAMAFDDYIERPSLVNWMSEIGHEGEVQEIEVTSEDLVGKTISEIGPQLPPRCLIALVSRNGETIVPDGSCRLEHGDRITFIGDSESVTQALGFAHPSED from the coding sequence GTGGCCGCCGGCGGCGGGAATCTCATCACACTGGTCGCGGCACTGATCGGCGTGGGCGTGGTCGCCCAGATCCTCTCCGATCGCTACCGGATCCCGAGCGTCGTCTTTCTGCTGGCCTCCGGAGTCATCCTCGGCCCCGAGGTGATGGGCGTCGTCGGACCCGACTCCTTTGGAAACGCGCTGTCGGCCATCGTCGGCCTCTCCGTCGCAGTCATCGTCTTCGAGGGGGCGTTCCACCTGCGTATCGACCGTCTGCGCGAGGCGCCGACCGCGACATTCAAACTCGTGACCCTCGGAGCGGTCATCGCCCTCGTGGGCACGACGGTGGTCGTCCACTACGCCCTCGGGACGGAGTGGCTGGTCGCGTCGCTGATCGGCGCCCTCCTCGTCGCCACCGGCCCGACCGTCATCGCACCCATTCTGGAGGTGGTGCCGGTTCGGAGTCGCGTCGGCACCGCCCTCGAAACGGAGGGCATCGTCAACGACGTGACGGCGGCCATTCTCGCGATTGTCATCTTCGAGGCGATCATCGAGGACGTCCGGGCGCCGGGGGAACTGTTCGCGCTCTTTACCCAGCGACTCGGGACCGGAATCGTCGTCGGCCTCGCCGTCGCGGGCATCGTCTACTACGCCCTCCGTTACGTCGATCTGTCGCCGGGGAACGCGCCACAGAACGCCCGTCTGCTCGTCCTCGGCGGCGCACTCGTCGCCTACGGCGCCGCCGACGCGGTCGCCACCGAGGCCGGCATCGCCGCGGTCGCTACCGCGGGCATCCTGCTCGGCAACGCCGACGTACCGTACGAGGAGGAGATCACCGATTTCAAAGGAGACGTGACGCTGATCGTCCTCTCTTTCGTCTTCATCGCGCTCGCCGCACTGCTCCAGTTCGAATACCTCCTCGGATTGGGGCTTGGCGGCCTCGTCGTCGCGGCCCTCGTCGCCCTCGTGATCCGTCCAGTGCTCGTGTTCGTCAGCACGCGGGGGGATCGGTTCACCAGAGGGGAACGGCTGTTCATGAGCTTCGTCGGCCCACGGGGGATCATCCCCGCCTCCGTCGCGACGCTCTTTGCCGTCGAGTTCCGTGCCGAGGGGATGCCCGAAGTCGCGAACGTCCTCGTCGGCACCGTCTTCCTCGTCATCTTCCTGACGGTCGCCCTCGAAGCGGGGTTCGCCAGACAGATCGCCGAATTCCTCGACGTGATACCCATGCGTGTGATCATCATCGGCGCCGGGAACGTGGGACGCACCCTCGCTCGGCGCCTCGAAGACCGCGGAGAGAACGTCGTCCTGATCGAACAGGACGTGAACAACGTGGAGACGGCGCGCAACGCGGGGTTGACCGTCCACCACGGCGACGGCACCGACACCGAAGTGTTGCGCTCGGCCGGGGCGGAGAACGCCAAAATCGTCGCGACGACCACCGGCGACGACGACGTGAACCTCCTGGTCGCCCAGCTCGCGGACTCGAAGTTCTCGCCCGAGACCATCCTCGCCCGCGTCAACAACCCGGACAACGTGGACGCGTTCGAGGATCTCGGCGTGCGCGCCATCTCCGCCGTCGACGCCACCGCGATGGCCTTCGACGACTACATCGAACGCCCGTCGCTCGTCAACTGGATGAGCGAAATCGGCCACGAGGGCGAGGTCCAAGAGATCGAGGTCACCTCCGAGGACCTCGTCGGCAAGACCATCTCGGAGATCGGCCCACAGCTCCCGCCGCGGTGTTTGATCGCGCTCGTGTCCCGCAACGGCGAGACCATCGTCCCCGATGGAAGCTGTCGGCTCGAACACGGCGACCGCATCACCTTCATCGGCGACAGCGAATCGGTGACACAGGCGCTCGGGTTCGCCCATCCCAGCGAGGACTGA
- a CDS encoding MBL fold metallo-hydrolase produces MAIGDLTAVDGTDLYYVDVGAYDVQGYGSVYILDADRPAVVDTGLGTNVDTLLDAIDEVGIDHLNAILTTHIHLDHAGGAGFLAEAFPDATVYTHDIGVRHLIDPSRLVAGTKAAVGDQWQYYVDPKPVPQDRIESLDDGDEIYLGDRTVDVIHAPGHAPHQVVFHDRGDDLLFSGDAGGIRPEGAADLFPTSPPVNFDLEACIADAETIAERNPDRICFGHFGAAPFSPDLMDEYGTVLTEWVEQVRTKRAELDDDDAVIDYFAETAETVEPWGERKTRAEYRLNVKGVLGYLDEEN; encoded by the coding sequence ATGGCTATCGGCGATCTCACTGCGGTCGACGGCACCGATCTCTACTACGTCGACGTGGGCGCGTACGACGTACAAGGCTACGGTTCGGTCTACATCCTCGATGCGGACCGCCCGGCGGTGGTCGACACCGGCCTCGGGACGAACGTGGACACCCTCCTCGACGCCATCGACGAGGTGGGTATCGACCACCTGAACGCCATCCTGACGACACACATCCACCTCGACCACGCGGGCGGGGCGGGCTTTCTCGCCGAGGCGTTCCCGGACGCGACGGTGTACACCCACGACATCGGCGTTCGCCACCTGATCGACCCCTCGCGTCTGGTCGCGGGGACGAAAGCCGCCGTCGGTGACCAGTGGCAGTACTACGTCGATCCGAAGCCGGTCCCCCAAGACCGCATCGAATCGCTCGACGACGGCGACGAGATCTATCTCGGCGACCGAACGGTCGACGTGATCCACGCACCGGGACACGCCCCCCACCAGGTCGTCTTCCACGACCGGGGCGACGACCTCCTGTTCTCGGGCGACGCGGGTGGCATCCGCCCCGAGGGGGCGGCCGACCTCTTCCCCACCTCACCGCCGGTCAACTTCGATCTGGAGGCCTGTATCGCGGACGCGGAGACCATCGCCGAGCGGAACCCCGACCGCATCTGCTTCGGCCACTTCGGCGCCGCCCCCTTCAGCCCCGACCTGATGGACGAGTACGGGACGGTTCTCACCGAGTGGGTCGAGCAGGTGCGCACGAAGCGGGCGGAACTCGACGACGACGACGCCGTCATCGACTACTTCGCCGAGACGGCCGAGACGGTCGAGCCGTGGGGCGAGCGCAAGACCCGCGCGGAGTACCGCCTCAACGTGAAAGGCGTCCTCGGCTACCTCGACGAGGAGAACTGA